A genomic region of Pseudoxanthomonas suwonensis contains the following coding sequences:
- a CDS encoding fructose bisphosphate aldolase yields the protein MSINQEQKDRIASGQGFVAALDQSGGSTPKALKLYGIDESAYSGDAEMFALVHQMRTRIVTSPAFSGERVLGAILFERTLDDSFAGQEAAHYLWQTKRVVPFLKIDKGLEDEAEGVQRLKPIPGLAELLARAKAKGVFGTKERSVIKANNPAGIASVLDQQFELGQQVLDAGLVPIIEPEVDIKAADKEAIEVELKKGLLARLDKIDPATPVILKLTLPSVDGYFQELVDHPSVLKVVALSGGYSRDDANARLARNPGVIASFSRALTESLSAQQSDEEFDRELDATIESIYRASIA from the coding sequence AACAGAAGGACCGCATCGCCTCCGGCCAGGGCTTCGTCGCCGCCCTCGACCAGAGCGGCGGCAGCACGCCCAAGGCGCTCAAGCTTTACGGCATCGACGAATCGGCCTATTCCGGCGACGCGGAGATGTTCGCGCTGGTCCACCAGATGCGGACCCGCATCGTCACCAGCCCGGCCTTCAGCGGCGAGCGCGTGCTCGGCGCGATCCTGTTCGAGCGCACGCTCGACGACAGCTTCGCCGGCCAGGAAGCGGCCCATTACCTGTGGCAGACCAAGCGGGTCGTGCCGTTCCTGAAGATCGACAAGGGCCTGGAGGACGAGGCCGAAGGCGTGCAGCGGCTCAAGCCGATCCCGGGCCTGGCCGAGCTGCTGGCGCGGGCCAAGGCCAAGGGCGTGTTCGGCACCAAGGAACGCTCGGTGATCAAGGCCAACAACCCCGCCGGCATCGCCTCCGTGCTCGACCAGCAGTTCGAGTTGGGGCAGCAGGTGCTCGACGCCGGCCTGGTGCCGATCATCGAACCGGAGGTCGACATCAAGGCCGCCGACAAGGAGGCCATCGAGGTCGAGTTGAAAAAGGGCCTGCTGGCGCGGCTGGACAAGATCGACCCGGCCACGCCTGTGATCCTCAAGCTGACCCTGCCGAGCGTGGACGGCTACTTCCAGGAACTGGTCGACCATCCGAGCGTGCTCAAGGTAGTGGCGCTGTCGGGCGGCTACAGCCGCGACGACGCCAACGCCAGGCTGGCGCGCAACCCCGGCGTCATCGCCAGCTTCAGCCGCGCGCTGACCGAGAGCCTGAGCGCGCAGCAGAGCGACGAGGAGTTCGACCGCGAACTGGATGCGACGATCGAGTCGATCTACCGCGCCTCGATCGCCTGA
- a CDS encoding oxidoreductase-like domain-containing protein, with the protein MMLPEHELPRPDDDDPPPLPPDKPLPAECCESGCPICVYDLYAEALEEYRHALAEWKRRHPDAGPPSL; encoded by the coding sequence ATGATGCTTCCCGAACACGAACTCCCGCGCCCGGACGACGACGATCCGCCGCCGCTGCCGCCGGACAAGCCGCTGCCGGCCGAGTGCTGCGAGAGCGGCTGCCCGATCTGCGTGTACGACCTCTACGCCGAAGCGCTGGAGGAATACCGGCACGCGCTGGCCGAGTGGAAGCGGCGGCACCCGGACGCAGGTCCGCCGTCGTTGTAG
- a CDS encoding acyl-CoA thioesterase produces MSEAPESDYRPTEARLLHMVFPDHTNHLGTLFGGQALAWMDMAAFIVASRWARTTVVTARSEQVDFSQPIHKGDLVEVVARIARVGRSSMNVEVEVINENLLTGERKLCTRGRFVMIALDPLGRPTSAPPLPATA; encoded by the coding sequence ATGTCCGAAGCCCCCGAGTCCGACTACCGTCCCACCGAGGCGCGGCTGCTGCACATGGTCTTCCCCGACCACACCAACCACCTGGGCACACTGTTCGGCGGCCAGGCGCTGGCGTGGATGGACATGGCCGCCTTCATCGTCGCCTCGCGCTGGGCGCGGACCACGGTGGTGACCGCGCGCTCGGAGCAGGTCGACTTCAGCCAGCCGATCCACAAGGGCGACCTGGTCGAGGTGGTGGCCCGGATCGCCCGGGTCGGGCGCAGCTCGATGAACGTCGAGGTCGAGGTCATCAACGAGAACCTGCTGACCGGCGAGCGCAAGCTGTGCACCCGCGGCCGCTTCGTGATGATCGCGCTCGACCCGCTGGGCCGGCCGACGTCGGCGCCGCCGCTGCCGGCGACGGCTTGA
- a CDS encoding thioredoxin family protein translates to MQTLHASSPDDYAAAVAAHPRLLVDFHKDNCPGCTMLDMSLRKFAAEPAAEGMVLLKVKLEQVGEEFFRGLGLRQTPTLALFRDGEEVARLPGFQSPIQVAQAVDSHLKSSIREAAVPL, encoded by the coding sequence ATGCAGACCCTGCACGCTTCGTCGCCTGACGATTACGCCGCCGCCGTCGCCGCGCACCCGCGCCTGCTGGTGGACTTCCACAAGGACAATTGCCCGGGCTGCACCATGCTCGACATGTCGCTGAGGAAGTTCGCCGCCGAACCTGCCGCCGAGGGCATGGTCCTGCTCAAGGTCAAGCTCGAGCAGGTCGGCGAGGAATTCTTCCGCGGCCTGGGCCTGCGCCAGACTCCGACACTGGCGTTGTTCCGCGACGGTGAGGAAGTTGCCCGGCTGCCAGGGTTCCAGTCGCCCATCCAGGTGGCGCAGGCGGTGGATTCGCACCTGAAGTCATCCATCCGCGAAGCCGCCGTCCCCTTGTAG
- a CDS encoding flavodoxin has protein sequence MRILIAFSSLSGNTRDVARQVRARCEALGHEVSWIEAGIQALTDAGEPRHDLYVLGAWTDNAGRTPSEMKALIAELVAAVGKPAQLAVFGTGETQWGEEYYCGAVRRIAAFFGTRYPRLEIEQMPHGERDALRIQRWTDRILTCTQRMPGPGMPSETIENADPARFVA, from the coding sequence ATGCGCATCCTGATCGCCTTCTCCTCCCTCAGCGGCAACACCCGTGACGTCGCCCGCCAGGTGCGTGCGCGCTGCGAGGCGCTGGGCCACGAGGTGAGCTGGATCGAGGCCGGGATCCAGGCCCTGACCGACGCCGGCGAACCGCGCCACGACCTCTACGTGCTTGGCGCCTGGACCGACAACGCCGGGCGCACGCCCTCTGAGATGAAGGCGCTGATCGCCGAGCTGGTCGCGGCGGTCGGCAAGCCGGCGCAGCTGGCGGTGTTCGGCACCGGCGAGACCCAGTGGGGCGAGGAGTACTACTGCGGCGCGGTGCGCCGGATCGCCGCGTTCTTCGGCACCCGCTACCCGCGGCTGGAGATCGAGCAGATGCCGCACGGCGAGCGCGACGCGCTGAGGATCCAGCGCTGGACCGACCGCATCCTGACCTGTACCCAACGCATGCCTGGTCCGGGCATGCCAAGCGAGACCATCGAGAATGCAGACCCTGCACGCTTCGTCGCCTGA
- a CDS encoding ribonucleotide-diphosphate reductase subunit beta: protein MSAIAQPTAAPLTATPLDRIKILEPRHPNRSTGIINGRTSGILNWNDIPYPSFYRAYKELSTNFWIPDEVDMKGDAKQYGELSAREKNAYDSIIGLLATLDSPQTRFIYNVAEYITDPAAHANAAIIGQQEVIHNESYSYVLASITDLANQNRVFEIARTHPTIQRRNAPIMASYDDFMREKTAETLLRSLIQSSILEGINFYSGFAYFYNLVRQNRMTGTGKIISFINRDELAHTKFISEVIRAIVGENPELQTDELTDYVHGAFAHAIELETQWTGEVLDGIDGIDVDEMIRYVKYRANKMSGMLGIEKLYSESTDNVMPWIKAYADNFTETKTDFFEMRNASYKKTNSDNGFDDL, encoded by the coding sequence ATGTCCGCCATCGCTCAGCCCACGGCCGCTCCGCTCACCGCCACCCCGCTCGACCGCATCAAGATCCTGGAGCCGCGCCACCCGAACCGCTCCACCGGGATCATCAACGGCAGGACTTCCGGCATCCTCAACTGGAACGACATCCCGTACCCGTCGTTCTACCGCGCCTACAAGGAACTCTCGACCAACTTCTGGATCCCGGACGAGGTCGACATGAAGGGCGACGCCAAGCAGTACGGCGAGCTGTCGGCGCGGGAGAAGAACGCCTACGACTCGATCATCGGCCTGCTCGCCACCCTGGACTCGCCGCAGACCCGCTTCATCTACAACGTCGCCGAGTACATCACCGACCCGGCCGCGCACGCCAACGCCGCGATCATCGGCCAGCAGGAGGTGATCCACAACGAGAGCTACAGCTACGTGCTGGCCTCGATCACCGACCTGGCCAACCAGAACCGGGTGTTCGAGATCGCGCGCACCCACCCGACGATCCAGCGGCGCAACGCGCCGATCATGGCGTCCTACGACGATTTCATGCGCGAGAAGACCGCCGAGACCCTGCTGCGCTCGCTGATCCAGTCCTCGATCCTGGAGGGCATCAACTTCTATTCCGGCTTCGCCTACTTCTACAACCTGGTGCGCCAGAACCGGATGACCGGCACCGGCAAGATCATCAGCTTCATCAACCGCGACGAGCTGGCCCACACCAAGTTCATCAGCGAGGTGATCCGCGCCATCGTCGGCGAGAACCCGGAGCTGCAGACCGACGAGCTGACCGACTACGTGCACGGCGCCTTCGCCCACGCCATCGAGCTGGAGACGCAGTGGACCGGCGAAGTGCTGGACGGCATCGACGGCATCGACGTGGACGAGATGATCCGCTACGTGAAGTACCGCGCCAACAAGATGTCCGGCATGCTCGGCATCGAGAAGCTGTACTCGGAGAGCACCGACAACGTGATGCCGTGGATCAAGGCCTACGCCGACAACTTCACCGAGACCAAGACCGACTTCTTCGAGATGCGCAACGCCAGCTACAAGAAGACCAATTCGGACAACGGCTTCGATGACCTCTGA
- a CDS encoding ribonucleoside-diphosphate reductase subunit alpha — translation MTHQDTIADAAPAAAAAATPAVAPPAAIAADSTDLVPPPPQAPPMPQPTLDESAVATWITKEAGNRRIPLDRARLERSIDAVHAEFPQLDVADYKRSVFGFVERKDAVNADDLVDHLIREAEARVDLAAPEWEYFAARLYLRRLYKRASRNRFYDAEQKYGSYVGLQESLADRNVYSNDILRAYSKEELQEAGRMIDPERDKLFAYNGLYLLATRYLATDTSRGVFELPQERWLTIALYLMQDESGPGKGSRERRMQLVGEAYWALSNLYMTVATPTLQNAGKVGGQLSSCFIDTVDDSLQGIYDSNTDIARVSKGGGGVGAYLGYVRSSGSSIRGVPNSSGGVVPWIKQLNNTAVSVDQLGQRKGAVAVYLDIWHRDIEAFLDLRLNNGDQRLRAHDVFTSVCVPDAFMEAVERRGDWYLFDPHEVRRIKGWYLQDSYDEKKGEGTFRKRYEEVVADERISRKTVKAIEIFKRIMVSQLETGNPFMFYRDEVNRKNPNKHAGMVYSSNLCTEILQNMSPTRLMQEIISGNQIVTTRQAGDFVVCNLSSVNLGRAVVPQQDQGDLITDVLERLIPIQVRMLDNVIDLNDLPVPQATITNRKYRAIGLGTFGWHHLLAQKGIHWNSPQAEDYSDALYERINQLTVQASMELAKEKGTYPAFPGSDWHTGAYFRDRGYNSPSWLDLAAQVAVNGVRNGWLLAVAPNMSTAQIAGSTASIDPIYSAFYYEEKKDFRRPVAAPGLSLETWPYYEKGAYKVDQFASVRQNARRQRHVDQAISFNLYVPSTIRASTLLELHMTAWREGIKTTYYVRSNDIDIAECEWCSS, via the coding sequence ATGACGCACCAGGACACCATCGCCGATGCCGCGCCGGCCGCCGCCGCCGCCGCCACGCCCGCCGTCGCGCCGCCGGCCGCGATCGCCGCCGACTCGACCGACCTCGTGCCCCCGCCCCCCCAGGCCCCGCCCATGCCCCAACCGACCCTGGACGAAAGCGCCGTCGCCACCTGGATCACCAAGGAGGCCGGCAACCGCCGCATTCCGCTCGACCGCGCGCGCCTGGAGCGCAGCATCGACGCCGTCCACGCCGAGTTCCCGCAGCTGGACGTGGCCGACTACAAGCGCAGCGTGTTCGGCTTCGTCGAGCGCAAGGACGCGGTCAACGCCGACGACCTGGTCGACCACCTGATCCGCGAGGCCGAGGCGCGGGTGGACCTGGCCGCGCCGGAGTGGGAGTACTTCGCCGCGCGCCTGTACCTGCGCCGGCTGTACAAGCGCGCCAGCCGCAACCGCTTCTACGACGCCGAGCAGAAGTACGGCTCCTACGTCGGCCTGCAGGAGAGCCTGGCCGACCGCAACGTCTATTCCAACGACATCCTGCGCGCCTACTCCAAGGAGGAACTGCAGGAGGCCGGGCGCATGATCGACCCCGAGCGCGACAAGCTGTTCGCCTACAACGGCCTGTACCTGCTGGCCACCCGCTACCTGGCCACCGACACTTCGCGCGGGGTGTTCGAGCTGCCGCAGGAGCGCTGGCTGACCATCGCCCTGTACTTGATGCAGGACGAGTCCGGCCCCGGCAAGGGCAGCCGCGAGCGGCGCATGCAGCTGGTCGGCGAGGCGTACTGGGCGCTGTCCAACCTGTACATGACCGTGGCCACCCCGACCCTGCAGAACGCCGGCAAGGTCGGCGGCCAGCTGTCGAGCTGCTTCATCGACACGGTCGACGACAGCCTGCAGGGCATCTACGACTCCAACACCGATATCGCCCGCGTTTCCAAGGGCGGCGGCGGCGTGGGCGCCTACCTGGGTTACGTGCGCTCGTCGGGCTCTTCGATCCGCGGCGTGCCCAACTCCTCCGGCGGCGTGGTGCCGTGGATCAAGCAGCTCAACAACACCGCCGTGTCGGTGGACCAGCTCGGCCAGCGCAAGGGTGCGGTGGCGGTCTACCTGGACATCTGGCACCGCGACATCGAGGCCTTCCTCGACCTGCGCCTGAACAACGGCGACCAGCGCCTGCGCGCGCACGACGTGTTCACCTCGGTGTGCGTCCCCGACGCGTTCATGGAGGCAGTGGAGCGCCGCGGCGACTGGTACCTGTTCGACCCGCACGAGGTCAGGCGGATCAAGGGCTGGTACCTGCAGGACAGCTACGACGAGAAGAAGGGCGAGGGCACCTTCCGCAAGCGCTACGAGGAGGTCGTCGCCGACGAGCGCATCTCGCGCAAGACGGTCAAGGCGATCGAGATCTTCAAGCGGATCATGGTCAGCCAGCTGGAGACCGGCAACCCGTTCATGTTCTACCGCGACGAGGTCAACCGGAAGAACCCGAACAAGCACGCCGGCATGGTCTACTCGTCCAACCTGTGCACCGAGATCCTGCAGAACATGAGCCCGACCCGGCTCATGCAGGAGATCATCTCCGGCAACCAGATCGTGACCACCAGGCAGGCCGGCGACTTCGTGGTCTGCAACCTGTCCTCGGTCAACCTCGGCCGCGCCGTGGTCCCGCAGCAGGACCAGGGCGACCTGATCACCGACGTGCTCGAACGCCTGATCCCGATCCAGGTGCGCATGCTCGACAACGTGATCGACCTCAACGACCTGCCGGTGCCGCAGGCCACGATCACCAACCGCAAGTACCGCGCGATCGGCCTGGGCACCTTCGGCTGGCACCACCTGCTGGCGCAGAAGGGCATCCACTGGAACTCGCCGCAGGCCGAGGACTACAGCGACGCCCTGTACGAGCGGATCAACCAGCTGACCGTGCAGGCCAGCATGGAGCTGGCCAAGGAGAAGGGCACCTATCCCGCCTTCCCCGGCAGCGACTGGCACACCGGCGCCTACTTCCGCGACCGCGGCTACAACAGCCCGTCGTGGCTGGACCTGGCCGCACAGGTGGCGGTCAACGGCGTGCGCAACGGCTGGCTGCTGGCGGTGGCCCCGAACATGTCCACCGCGCAGATCGCCGGCTCCACCGCCTCGATCGACCCGATCTACTCGGCGTTCTACTACGAGGAGAAGAAGGACTTCCGCCGCCCGGTCGCCGCGCCGGGGCTGTCCCTGGAGACCTGGCCGTACTACGAGAAAGGCGCCTACAAGGTCGACCAGTTCGCCTCGGTGCGGCAGAACGCCCGCCGCCAGCGCCACGTCGACCAGGCGATCAGCTTCAACCTGTACGTGCCCTCCACCATCCGCGCCAGCACCCTGCTGGAACTGCACATGACCGCCTGGCGCGAGGGCATCAAGACCACCTATTACGTGCGTTCCAACGACATCGATATCGCCGAGTGCGAATGGTGTTCGAGCTGA
- a CDS encoding fructosamine kinase family protein, translated as MPTDSPRDDPRLAALPDGLHRLRLADGRAAVAKRRRGAPAGFFAAETHGLARLRATATLRVPQVYACDAEAIVLEDLGHGHPGPADWTDAGRRLAVLHAHHGHRFGLEHDGWCGDSAQANTPADDGWAFFARCRLLPQGRRARDAGRLDASDLHALERLCVRLPDLIPEQPPSLLHGDLWLANLHPCADGALALIDAAAVHHGWAEAELAMLTLFGEPPAAFFDAYHEAAGIDRHWRARAPLYNLYHLLNHLNLFGAGYLGAVRAVLARA; from the coding sequence GTGCCGACGGACTCCCCTCGAGACGACCCGCGCCTGGCCGCGCTGCCCGACGGCCTGCACCGGCTGCGGCTGGCCGATGGCCGTGCGGCCGTGGCCAAGCGCCGGCGCGGTGCCCCGGCCGGCTTCTTCGCCGCCGAGACGCATGGATTGGCGCGGCTGCGGGCGACGGCCACGTTGCGCGTGCCGCAGGTATACGCCTGCGATGCGGAGGCGATCGTGCTCGAGGACCTCGGCCACGGACACCCCGGGCCGGCGGACTGGACCGATGCCGGACGCCGGCTGGCGGTGCTGCATGCGCACCACGGCCACCGCTTTGGCCTGGAGCACGACGGCTGGTGCGGCGACAGCGCCCAGGCGAACACACCGGCGGACGACGGCTGGGCGTTCTTCGCCCGCTGCCGGCTGCTGCCGCAGGGCCGGCGCGCGCGCGACGCCGGTCGTCTGGATGCATCGGACCTGCACGCGCTGGAACGGTTGTGCGTGCGACTGCCGGATCTGATCCCGGAACAACCACCCTCGCTGCTGCACGGCGACCTGTGGCTGGCCAACCTGCATCCCTGCGCCGACGGCGCGCTGGCGCTGATCGACGCGGCCGCCGTGCACCACGGCTGGGCCGAGGCGGAACTGGCGATGCTGACCCTGTTCGGCGAACCGCCCGCCGCCTTTTTCGACGCCTACCACGAGGCCGCCGGCATCGATCGGCACTGGCGCGCGCGGGCGCCGCTGTACAACCTCTACCACCTGCTCAACCACCTCAACCTGTTCGGCGCCGGCTACCTGGGCGCGGTGCGCGCAGTGCTCGCCCGGGCCTGA
- a CDS encoding DUF998 domain-containing protein has protein sequence MDSLDASGNRRLGTAILCLLVLFCLAALGVQASRPEYDWWQAPLSFYLAGPNSTWLRLGYYGLAGGSVLLAIGLYRTLAPAARYALVPALLVAGGAALAVTATWPGASPGHPVSDLGALVHGLSAIGAFLFVGTAMLLQSAALHRDPHWRPLAAWLLALATLAFGGLWLHALWKALPRGGSQKAVIALYLLWLGTAAWRLRSTPAAMAAEGGATGLEGSPT, from the coding sequence ATGGACTCCCTCGACGCATCCGGCAACCGCCGCCTCGGCACCGCCATCCTCTGCCTGCTCGTCCTGTTCTGCCTCGCCGCGCTGGGCGTGCAGGCCTCGCGTCCGGAATACGACTGGTGGCAGGCGCCGCTGAGCTTCTACCTGGCCGGACCGAACAGCACCTGGCTGCGGCTGGGGTACTACGGGCTGGCCGGCGGCTCGGTGCTGCTGGCGATCGGCCTGTACCGCACGCTCGCGCCGGCGGCGCGCTACGCACTGGTCCCGGCGCTGCTGGTGGCCGGCGGCGCGGCGCTGGCGGTGACCGCGACCTGGCCCGGGGCCAGCCCGGGCCATCCGGTGAGCGACCTCGGCGCGCTGGTGCACGGCCTCTCGGCGATCGGCGCCTTCCTGTTCGTCGGTACCGCGATGCTGCTGCAGTCGGCGGCGCTGCACCGCGATCCGCACTGGCGGCCGCTGGCGGCGTGGCTGCTGGCGCTGGCCACGCTAGCGTTCGGCGGCCTGTGGCTGCATGCGCTGTGGAAGGCGCTGCCGCGTGGCGGTTCGCAGAAAGCGGTGATCGCCCTGTACCTGCTGTGGCTGGGGACGGCAGCGTGGCGGCTGCGCTCGACACCGGCAGCGATGGCCGCCGAAGGCGGCGCGACGGGCCTGGAGGGTTCGCCCACCTAG
- a CDS encoding SIR2 family NAD-dependent protein deacylase, translated as MPAAIAAACRAAFAAAARVCVLTGAGMSAESGVPTFRGGGDSLWSRFDPRVLATADAWRRDPALVWAWYRWRMHLVGQARPHAGHFALAELGRCHGQALSLVTQNVDDLHERAGSEVQAHVHGSLFALRCFDCGQAYDRPLPDYEPGLERIAPPACVACGGGVRPGVVWFGEALPEAAWRIAVGCATGCALMLVVGTSGLVHPAAGLPALARRNGAMVVEINPEPTALSDTVDHAWRANAADALPRLLALHPAAPRAGAAD; from the coding sequence GTGCCCGCCGCCATCGCTGCCGCCTGCCGCGCCGCGTTCGCCGCCGCGGCGCGGGTCTGCGTGCTGACCGGCGCGGGCATGTCGGCTGAGAGTGGCGTGCCGACCTTCCGCGGCGGCGGCGACAGCCTGTGGTCGCGTTTCGACCCGCGGGTGCTGGCGACCGCGGACGCCTGGCGCCGGGATCCGGCGCTGGTCTGGGCCTGGTACCGCTGGCGCATGCACCTAGTCGGCCAGGCCCGGCCGCATGCCGGCCACTTCGCCCTGGCCGAATTGGGCCGCTGCCATGGCCAGGCGCTGTCGCTGGTCACCCAGAACGTGGACGATTTGCACGAGCGCGCCGGCAGCGAAGTGCAGGCGCACGTGCACGGCAGCCTGTTCGCCCTGCGCTGCTTTGACTGCGGCCAGGCGTACGACCGACCGCTGCCGGACTACGAGCCCGGGCTGGAGCGGATCGCGCCGCCGGCGTGCGTGGCCTGCGGCGGCGGCGTCCGGCCCGGGGTGGTCTGGTTCGGCGAGGCGCTGCCCGAAGCAGCGTGGCGGATCGCGGTCGGGTGCGCGACCGGTTGTGCGCTGATGCTGGTGGTCGGCACCTCCGGGCTGGTCCATCCGGCGGCGGGGTTGCCGGCGCTGGCCCGGCGCAACGGTGCAATGGTGGTGGAGATCAATCCCGAGCCGACCGCGCTGTCGGACACGGTCGACCATGCCTGGCGCGCGAACGCGGCCGATGCCCTGCCGCGACTGTTGGCACTGCATCCGGCCGCGCCGCGCGCTGGCGCGGCGGACTAG
- a CDS encoding cellulase family glycosylhydrolase, which translates to MRIIAILLALLGLGAASVAQSKDFLRAEGRHIVDEGGRPVILRGMGLGGWMLQEGYMLDLEGTGTQRSIHARIVDLIGEEQAETFYQAWRDNHTTKADIDALARWGFNSVRLPMHYALYTLPVEQEPVPGEQTWLEEGFRRTDELLAWAKANDLYLVLDLHAAPGGQGNDINIADRDPDAPSLWDDRRHQDKMVALWRRLAERYRDEPYVAAYDIINEPNWGFASSDDRNGCEEQGNAPLRELLVRTTAAIREVDRRHMIVIAGNCWGNNYRGVLDGGPWDDNLVISFHKYWNHTDRDSIAGMLELREKHGMPLWLGETGENSNDWFARTVALAEGEGIGWAWWPLKKLRYNNPLQIVANDGYRQVLAYWNGKGPQPSREEAEAGLMQLARHDVRHENNRFHPDVVDALIRAPHSDRSLPFREHTIGADGGRIAAVDFDMGRDGVAYRDRTPANHHISEGGERVVWNPAMAYRNDGVDLARGADGRFHVSGLEAGEWLKYTFDAAQAGRFDLRLHTRGRGRVSLLLNGEPVPARATTRAGTVFPGLALQPGRNTLVVHAEAGPFDLEALEFHR; encoded by the coding sequence ATGCGCATCATCGCCATCCTGCTGGCGCTGCTCGGCCTGGGCGCCGCCTCCGTGGCGCAGTCCAAGGACTTCCTGCGTGCCGAAGGCCGCCACATCGTCGACGAGGGCGGCCGGCCGGTGATCCTGCGCGGCATGGGCCTGGGCGGCTGGATGCTGCAGGAAGGCTACATGCTCGACCTCGAAGGCACCGGCACCCAGCGCAGCATCCATGCGCGCATCGTTGATCTCATCGGCGAGGAACAGGCCGAGACCTTCTACCAGGCCTGGCGCGACAACCACACCACCAAGGCCGACATCGACGCGCTGGCGCGCTGGGGCTTCAACTCGGTGCGCCTGCCGATGCACTACGCGCTGTACACCCTGCCGGTGGAACAGGAACCGGTGCCCGGAGAACAGACCTGGCTGGAGGAAGGCTTCCGCCGCACCGACGAGCTGCTGGCCTGGGCCAAGGCCAACGACCTGTACCTGGTCCTGGACCTGCACGCCGCGCCCGGCGGCCAGGGCAACGACATCAACATCGCCGACCGCGATCCTGACGCGCCGTCGCTGTGGGACGACCGCCGCCACCAGGACAAGATGGTCGCGCTGTGGCGCCGGCTCGCCGAGCGCTATCGGGACGAGCCGTACGTCGCCGCCTATGACATCATCAACGAGCCCAACTGGGGCTTCGCCTCGAGCGACGACAGGAATGGTTGCGAGGAGCAAGGCAACGCACCGCTGCGCGAACTGCTGGTGCGCACCACTGCGGCGATCCGCGAAGTGGACCGGCGCCACATGATCGTCATCGCCGGCAATTGCTGGGGCAACAACTATCGGGGCGTGCTTGATGGCGGTCCCTGGGACGACAACCTGGTCATCAGCTTCCACAAGTACTGGAACCATACCGACCGCGACAGCATCGCCGGCATGCTGGAACTGCGCGAGAAGCATGGCATGCCACTGTGGCTTGGCGAGACCGGCGAGAACTCCAACGACTGGTTCGCCCGCACAGTGGCCCTGGCCGAGGGCGAGGGCATCGGCTGGGCATGGTGGCCGCTGAAGAAGCTGCGCTACAACAACCCGCTGCAGATCGTGGCCAACGACGGCTACCGCCAGGTGCTGGCGTACTGGAACGGCAAGGGCCCGCAGCCCTCGCGCGAGGAGGCGGAGGCCGGGCTGATGCAACTGGCCCGCCACGACGTGCGCCACGAGAACAACCGCTTCCACCCGGACGTGGTCGATGCGCTGATCCGCGCGCCGCATTCAGACCGGTCGCTGCCGTTCCGCGAACACACCATCGGCGCCGACGGCGGCCGCATCGCCGCGGTCGACTTCGACATGGGCCGCGACGGCGTCGCCTACCGCGACCGCACTCCGGCCAACCACCACATCTCCGAAGGCGGCGAGCGGGTGGTCTGGAACCCGGCCATGGCCTACCGCAACGATGGCGTCGACCTGGCCCGCGGCGCCGATGGCCGCTTCCACGTGAGCGGCCTGGAGGCGGGCGAGTGGCTGAAGTACACCTTCGACGCGGCGCAGGCCGGCCGTTTCGACCTGCGCCTGCACACGCGCGGTCGCGGCCGTGTCTCGCTGCTGCTCAACGGCGAGCCGGTGCCGGCGCGCGCGACGACCAGGGCGGGCACCGTCTTCCCCGGCCTGGCGCTGCAACCGGGGCGCAACACACTGGTGGTCCACGCCGAGGCCGGGCCGTTCGACCTGGAAGCGCTGGAGTTCCACCGCTGA